The window GGCCGAGAAAGTGTCGCCCCGTTGAGGCTCGTTTCACCCGACTGCCGCGAATTCCAGGGGTTCGCACCCCTGGCTACTATCTCTCGCCCCTATCGGGGCTAATTCGTGCACAGCTCGCGCCGCATCGCGAATGAGTAGTTCACTCAAATCACGGCGAAGCGCGCCAGCGAATCGTGCCAGCTAGGACGTATTCCAGGAACGTCCGGTTGCTATCGAGCAACTCGGGCAACGCCGTCATCTCTGCCGGGCTGCACCAGAAGGCCGCTTCGACCTCGGCCGGATCGGGTTTCAAAGGCTGGCTGGCCTCCGCCAAATTGGCCGACCACCAGGAAAGCTGGACGCCGCGCGGCGAGACGCTTTTCCAGAGCGGCTCTTGGGGCAGCACGTGGCCGCCGAGCTCCTCCCGGAACTCGCGGATCACCGCTTCTTCCTCACTCTCGCCCGCTTCGATGTGCCCGCCGGGAAAGCAGTGCTTGCGCGGGGCGACGACGAACTCGGATCGCCGGATGACCAGGAACCGTTCCGCTTCGCGGACGACGATGACCACCCCGCGCCGCGTTGGCGCGGCGGCAGGCGGATGTGAGGCAGCCGACAGGTCTGGTTGCATAGACGCTATCCTATCGAGCCGCCGCCCCGGGCGTCAGCGGCGGTGTCCAACGCCCCACCGCGGCGTAACTACTGGCTCTAGCAGGGACTTCCGCGTCGCCCCGGTCGAAAACCGGTGAGCAATAAGCTAGAATGCCGCAGTAGCTTGGGCGTTCGGCGAGGGCAGGCAAAGCCCGTTTTGGGGCGAGGTCGGCGGTGCATTGCCACTGCCATATTCGCACTGGCGCGACGCCCATCATCCAAGTTGAACGCCAGCCGTATGGGCAAACGCCTGGGCTGGCAAGCGCTCGACGGCTGCCAGGCCGTCGGAGCTGCGCTGGGGGACCGAAAGGAAGACGATGGAGAATCAACGCCCGGAAAATCCAACACGTCCGCCGGCCGACGGCCCGCGGATGCCGTCCTTGCTGGCGCGCGCGATCCCGT of the Planctomycetia bacterium genome contains:
- a CDS encoding NUDIX hydrolase, encoding MQPDLSAASHPPAAAPTRRGVVIVVREAERFLVIRRSEFVVAPRKHCFPGGHIEAGESEEEAVIREFREELGGHVLPQEPLWKSVSPRGVQLSWWSANLAEASQPLKPDPAEVEAAFWCSPAEMTALPELLDSNRTFLEYVLAGTIRWRASP